The region CGGCGCGGTCGCGCTCCGCCAGCCACGCCAGGTAGTCCTGGTACGGCGCGACCCGTTCCACGTCGCCGCCGCGGTACAGCGCGAACAGCTCGTCGAGCAGCGACTGCATGGACCAGCCGTCGAACAGGATGTGGTGGTTGGTGACGACGAAGCGGTGTTCCCGCTCCCCGAGGCGGATCAGCGTGAACCGCAGTAGCGGCGGCCGGGTCAGGTCGAATCGACGGCCGCGGTCGGCGGTGGTCAGCTCGGCGACCGCGGCATCCTTGTCGTCCACATCGGACAGGTCGGCCTCGGTCCACGGCAGCTCGACCTCGTCCGGGATCACCTGCACCGCGCGCGGCAGGCCCTCGTAGCGGAAACCGGCGCGCAGGTTGTCGTGCCTGCGCAGCAGTTCCGCCGCGGCGTCGCGCAGCGCGGGCGCGTCGAGCTCGCCGTCGAGCCGGAAGACTTCCTGCACGGCGTAGACGTCGGGGGCCTGGTCGTCGTAGAGGGCGTGGAACAGCAGGCCCTCCTGCAACGGGGCCAGCGGCAGTATCTCGCGGACCGGACCGTGCTGCTCCAGCTGCTCGATCTGGCTCTGCGACAGCGCCACCAGCGGCACGTCCGACGGGGTGAGCCCGGCGTCGGCGGTCTGCTCGGCGAGCAGGCGCAACGCCTCCAGCCACGCGTCGACCAGCTCGGCCACGCGGTCCTCGTCGAGCAACGCACCGGCCCACGTGCAGGTGATCCGCAGCCGCGGCCCCGACGGGTGTTCCTCGGTGATCGCGTCTATCTCCAGCGGGTACGACAGCGGCAGCCCGGCGTCGGCTCCGCCGCCCAGTGCCGAGCCGTCGGCCGCCCAGTCGGCGGCGGCCTCCCCGCCGCCGAAGCGGCCGAGGTAGTTGAATCCGATCTGCGGCGCGGGGTGCGCGGGCAGCGACTCCCGCAGGATGCCGTAGCCGATGCCGTTGTCCGGCACGCCGCGCAGCTGCTCCTTGACCCGCTTGAGCACGCGGGCCCGGGTCCGGCCGTCGGCCAGCTCGTCCACGCCGCGCACGCCGGAGTCCAGGGGCACCGGGTAGGCGCTGGTGAACCAGCCCACGGTCCGGGAGAGGTCAAGCCGCTCGGCGATCTCCTCGCGGCCGTGGCCCTCCAGCTCGACCACGACGGCGGACTCCCCGGTGTCCCAGCGGCGCTGCACGTCGGCGAGACCGGTGGCCAGGCCGGCCAGCAGCACCTCGTTGGCGCGGGCGCGAACGGCCGCGGCGACGTCGGTGAGCAGCTTGCCGGTCAGCTCCGCGGGCAGTTCGCGGGTCAGGGTGCGGGCGGAGCCGCGCACGTCGCGAGTGAAGTCCAGGGCCAACCCGCCGAAGGGCGTGGACTCGTGCGAGGTGATGTCGGTCCACATCGGCAGCTCACCCTGCCTGCCCGCCGCGGAGTCGCGCAGCACGTGCGCCCAGTGGCGGAACGACGTGCCGACCGGTTCCAGCCGCACCGGCCGTCCGGCCCGCACCGACTCCCAGGCCGCGCGCAGGTCGGACACCAGGACGTCCCAGCTGACACCGTCCACCGCGAGGTGGTGCACGAGCACGACCAGCCGGCCCGGCTCCTCGCCCGCGTCGAGCCAGCAGACCCGCAACACGCGGCCCGCGGCCGGGTCCAGCGCGGCTCGGGCTCGCTCGGTCTCCTGCTCCACCGCCTCGGCCATGTCGATGTCGCGCGCGTCCGCACGACGCACGAATCCGGTGCCGACCTCGGGCGAGATCACCAGCCGGCCGGACTCCAACCGCATCCGCAGCACGTCGTGGTGGGCCACCAGCGCGTGCACGGCGGCCCCGAGGTCCGCCTCGGTCATCGCGGCGGGAGCCCGCAGCACCATCGACTGGAAATAGCCGCGGATGTCGCCGCCGCGTTCCAGCAGGCCGCGCATGATCGGCGTCAGCGGCACCGCACCGTTCGGCTCCCACACCGGCACGGTGTCGGTGGCGGCGGTCTGGCGGGTGGCGACCGCGGCCAGCCGCGCCACGCTCTTGTGCTCGAAGACGTCGCGAGGCGTGAGCACCAGCCCGGCCTTGCGGGCGCGGCTGACGAGGCGGATCGCGACGATGCTGTCCCCGCCGAGGTCGAAGAACCCTTCGTCCACCCCGAAGTCCGACACCCCGAGCACCTCGGCGAACAGCTCCGCGAGCTGGTGCTCCTGCGGCGTGCGCGGACCGCGTGCGGCCTCCCGCGCCACCGGTGCGGGGAGCCGTTCGCGGTCGACGGAACCGCCCGCGTCGCGCGGCATTTCCTCCAGCAGCACGAAGTCCTGTGGAACCAGGTAGGACGGCACCCGGCGTTCGAGGTAGGCGCGCAGGTCGGCCACCCGCACCGATCCGGCCACCACGTAGGCGATGAGACCGCTGTCGCCGCCGGCCACGAAGGCCTCGGCCACGGCGGGGTGCACGGCCAGCTCGTCCCGCACCCGGCGGGCGTCCAGACGGATGCCGCGGACCACGACCTGCCCGGCATCGGCCACGTGGATCCGCTCCTCCGGCGCGAGGAGCTCGAGCTCGGTGAGCCGCGCGTCCGGCGTCGCCGCGGCCGAGCGCAGCAACGCGGCCAGTCGCTCCCACAGCAGCTCAACGCCCTCGCGTTCGAAGAGGTCGGTGCTGTACTCGATGATCCCGTCGGCACCCGCAGGCGCGCCGTCCTCGCCGTGGTGCTCCCGCAACCGCAGGTCGAGGTCGAACTTGGCCACGCCGATGGACACCTCGTCCACCTCGGCCCGCGCGTCCGGGAAGTCGGGCCTGGCCCCGGCGAGCGTCTCGAAGGTCAGCATCACCTGGAACAGCGGGTGGTGCGACAGCGACCGCGCCGGGTTGACCGCCTCCACGACGCGGTCGAACGGCACGTCCTGGTGGGCGAACGCGGCGAGGTCGGTTTCCCGCACCCGCGCCAGCAGCTCCCGGAAGGTCGGGTCACCCTGCGTCCTGGTGCGCAGCACCAGGGTGTTGACGAAGTACCCGACCACGTCGTCCACATCGGATGAACCGCGGCCCGCCACCGGAGTGCCGAGCGGGATGTCCGCACCGGCTCCGAGCCTGGTCATCAGCGCGGCCAGCGCGGCATGGACGACCATGAACGGCGTGGTACCGGTCGACCGGGCCAGACCCGCCAGCGCGCGGTGCAGCTCGGCGTCCATCCGGACCCGCAGCACGTCGCCGCGGTGGCTCGCGCTCGCCGGACGCGGGTGGTCGGTGGGCAGCTCGACGAGACCGGGCAGGTCGGCGAGCTCGTCCTGCCAGAAGCGGATCTGCCGGGACAGCGGACTCGTCGGGTCGTCCTCAGCACCCAGCGCGGCGCGGACGCGCCGCATCTCCGCGGCGTAGCCGGTCGGGAGCTCCACCCACCGCGGCGCGTGACCGTCCAGCCTGGCCCGGTACGCGGCGGACAGGTCGGCGACCAGCGGCCGCTCCGACCAGCCGTCGGCCGCGATGTGGTGCATCAGCAGCAGAACCACGTGCTCGCGCGGGCCTGAGGACACCACGCACACCCGGAACGGGATCTCGTTCAGCAGGTCGAACGGGTGGCGGGCCTGGCGGACCAGCTCGGCCTCGACGTCGGCGGCCTCGACGAACTCGACGTCGACCTCGGTGGACGCCAACCGCGGGCGCGGACTGCCGTCGTCCTCGGGGAAGGTCGTGCGCAGGGTCTCGTGCCGCACGGCCACGTCCTGCACGGCCTGCCGCAGGGCGGGCCGCTCCAGCGGGCCGTCGATCCGCACGACCAGCGGGATGTTGTAGGTGGCGCTGGGGCCTTCCAGCCGGTGCAGGGACCACAGCCCCATCTGCGCGGCCGAGAGCTCGGCGACGCCCGCCTGCGGCTGCGCGGATTCGGCGAGGCGTTCCGCGCCGGCGAGGCGCTCGGCGAGCGCGGCGACGGTCGGGGCCTCGAAGACGTCGCGCACCGAGACCTCGACCCGCATGCCCGACCGGATGCTGCGCACCAGGCGGGTCGCCAGCAGCGAATGCCCGCCGAGCTCGAAGAACCCGTCGTCGACACCGACCCGCGCCACGCCCAGGGCTTCGGCGAACAGCTCGCACAGCGCCGCCTCCCGCTCGGTGCGCGGTGCCTGCCCGGCGTCGGCGCCGGACCACGGGTCCGGGAGGGAGCGGCGGTCGACCTTGCCGTTGGGCGCCAGCGGCATCCGGTCGATCACCGCGAACGACGCCGGCACCATGTGCTCGGGCAGCGCGGCGGCGGCCCGGCTCCGCAGGGCCTGCACCCCGACCGGCTCGCGGAGCACGACGTGGGCGACGATGGCGCGCTCTCCCGCCGGGGTTTCGCGCACCGTCACCGCGGCCTGGGCGACCTCGGCGAAGCCCGCCAGCACCGACTCGATCTCGCCCAGCTCGATGCGGAAACCGCGGATCTTGACCTGGTCGTCGGCCCGGCCCAGGAACTCCAGCTCCGCGCCGTTCCAGCGCGCGAGGTCGCCGGTGCGGTACATGCGCTCGCCCGGCGCGCCGAACGGGTCGGCCGGGAACCGCTCGGCGGTCAGCCCCGGACGGCGCAGGTACCCGTGCGCGAGCTGGACGCCAGCCACGTACAGGTCGCCCTGCTCGCCCGGCGCCACCGGCCGCAGCCGCTCGTCGAGCACGTGCACCCTGGTGTTCCACAGCGGACGGCCGATGGGCAGCGGCCGCGACCCGATGGCCGGGTCGTAATCCCAGTGCGTGACGTCGATGGAGGCTTCGGTGGGGCCGTAGAGGTGGGCCAGCCGGACGCCCCAGCTCCGCACCACCCTGGCCGCGAGCGCGGGCGGCAGCACCTCGCCCGCCACGAACACCAGCCGCAGGGCCGGCGACCGCTCGCCGAGGTCGACGTCGGCCGCCACCGCCAGCAGCGACGGCACGAACTGCGCGACGGTCACCCGGTGCCGGTCCACGAAGTCGATCAGACGCTCGGGGTCGCGCACGACGTCGGCCGAGGCCAGGCACAGGGTCGCGCCGACGACCAGCGGCAGCCAGATCTCGGTACCCGCCGCGTCGAAGCTGATCGCGGTGCGGGCCAGAACGCGGTCGTCGGCGCGCAGCCCGCACGTCTCGGCCTGCCACAGCATGTGGTTGACCACGCCCTCGTGCGGCACGACGACGCCCTTGGGCCGCCCGGTGGAGCCGGAGGTGTAGATCACGTAAGCGGGATGCCGAGCGGTGGCGCCCGCCAGCGGAGCGTCCACATCGGACTCATCGCTCGCGAGCTCCTCCACGAGTGCCACGGTGGCCTCGGCCGATGGGAGGCCCGCGGCGATCTCGCCGGTCGTGAGCACCAGTGCGGGCCGCGCGTCGGCGAGCATGAACGCGATGCGCTCCGCCGGGTAGTCCGGGTCCACCGGCAGGTACGCCGCGCCGGTCTTGAGCACCGCGAGCAGGCTGACGACCAGCTCCGGCGTCCGCGGCAGCGCCAGCGCCACCACGTCGCCCGGCCGCACGCCGAGCCCGGCCAGCCGGCGGGCGAGCCGGCTCGCCCGCTCGTCGAGCTCGCCGTAGGTCAGCGGCGGGCCCTCGGACCGGACGGCGACCGCGGCCGGATCCCGGCGCGCGCTGCACTCGACCAGCTCCGCCAGGGTGGCATGCCCGTCCGAGCCGCGCTCCGCCAGATGATCCATGCCAGCCCACTCCTCGAAAAGAACACAATCCCGCTATTCCGCCGCGAGGCTAACCACGACAATTTTCGGGTCGTTATCGTGTCCATTTCCGGGCTTCGCGCGCATGCGTGCGACTCTTCCCGGTGCAGTAGCATCCCGCGCCGACGAGCCCTTCGGAGAGGACTTGAAATGGGAAACCTGGACACCGGGATCATCAGCCTGCTCATCGCTTCCGGCACGCTGCTGCTCAGTCTGCTGACCCTGGCCCGGATCCAGCGAATGCGGCTCGAGAAGGAGTACCGCCTGCGAAACGAGGAGTCCACCCGGATCGCCTCCGAAACACATCAGATGCGCACCGAGCTGAATGCGCTCAAGGAGCAGATCCGGGAGCTGCACAAGCTGCTGACCGAGGCCGCGTGAGCGCTCAGCCGACCGAAGGCGGGGCGAACTCGGGCGGGAACCACGCCGGGTGCGACCGCTCGAACGCGTGGGCCAGCCGCAGCAACACCGGCTCGCTCCACGCCCCGGCCATGAACGTGATCCCGATCGGCAGACCGCGCACCGCTCCGGCCGGCACGCTGATCGCCGGGTAGCCGGCCAGCCCCGGCACCAGGGCGCTGCCGCGCGCGTCCGGGTCACCGTGGACGTGGTCGATCTTCCACGCCGGCCCGCCGGTGGGCGCGACCAGGGCGTCGAGCCGGTGCTCGGACATGACGGCGTCGATTCCCTCGTCGCGCGCGAGCCTGCGCATGGTGGCCAGCGCCGAGAGGTAGGCCGGGTCCGCGAGGTCCCCGCTGAGCGCGTCGACCATCTCCAGCGTCTCCTGGCCGAAGTGCGGCATCTCGGTCTCGGCGTGCTCCCGGTTGTAGGCGATCAGCTCGGCGATGCTGCGCGGGTGCTCACCGGGGGTCGCGGCCAGGTAGGCGTCGACGTGGTGCTTGACCTCCTGCAACTGGGCGAACATCAGCCCCTCTTCGGACAGCATCCGCGGCAGGCTGGGGATGTCGGCGCCGTCGACGATGACCGCACCGGCCCCGGCCAGCACCCGGATCGCCTCGTCCGCGACCGCGTCGGCGTGGTCGTCGTAGCCGAAGAACGACTCCCTCGGCACGCCGATCCTGACGCCCGAGAGCTCGGCCCCCTCCAGGCAGCCCAGGTAGTCGCGCCGGAACCGGCCGGCGCTCGCACCGGTGGCGGGATCGCGCTCGTCGACCCCGGTCAGCACGCCGAGCACGGTGGCCGCGTCGGCCACGTTCCGGCACAGCGGCCCGACGGTGTCCAGGCTCCGGACACCGGGGATCATGCCCGCCCGGCTGGTCAGCCCGACGGTCGGCTTGAGCCCCACCACGCCGTTGACCCCGGCCGGACCGAGGATCGAGCCGATCGTCTCGGTACCCAGGGCGGCGGGGCCGAGCCCGGCGGCGACCGCCGCCGCCGATCCGGAGCTCGACCCGTGCGGTGACCGGTCGAGCCGGTAGGGGTTGCGGCCCTGGCCGCCACGGGCGCTCCAACCGCCGGAACCGCTGATCCAGCCGCTCTTGTTGGTCTTGCCGAGCACGATCGCGCCCGCCTCGATCAGCCTGTCCACCACGGTGGCGTCGCGCTCGGGGCGCGCACCGAGCAGCGCCGTGGTGCCGTTGGTGGTCCGCAGCCCTCCCGCGGTCTCGAGGTTGTCCTTCACCAGCACCGGGATGCCGTGCAGCGGTCCGCGCACCTGGCCGCGCCGCTGCTCGGCGTCGCGCTCCTCGGCGATCTCGACCGCTCGCGGGTCGGTCTCCAGCACGGCGCGCAGCCGCGGGCCGCGCAGGTTGAGCCGATCGATGCGGTCGAGGTGGTATCCGACCAGCTCCACCGCGCTGAGCCGCCGCCCTGCCAGCGCCGACCGCAGCTCGGCGATGCCCGCCGAGGCCAGCGCGTCGTCGCCGCTTGCACCGGCCGTTCCCATGATTCCCATATAAACCTGCTTTCGTTATCGGAACCCTATCGATCCCCTGAGAACCGGATGAGAATTTCCCCTCCGGCAACTGTTCGCGATGGCAACAGGTCCAGGTCGCGGCGCCATTCGCCCCATTGCACGCCCGATAAATGCCGACTGCCCGGATTTTCGGGGTGAAACCGACCGGCGAGCGCGGACGTCACTTCGGCAGCGATCCCTTCTGTTGGCCCGTTAGAGTGAACCGCGTGTCGCTCGGGACACACTGGGGGTTCGGCCTTGGGGGGCCACGCAAAGCGCACGGACAGCTGCTTCTACTGGGGGGAGCAGCAGAAGGAAGACACATGACGGATCGTCTCGAATTCGGGCTTCTCGGGCCCTTACACCTGGAGTACCGGGGAAGGAGGATCGCGGTCGGAGGACCTCGCCAGCGGATCGTGCTGGCCATGCTGTTGTTGAATCCGGACCGAGTCGTCTCGATCGACCGCATTTCGGAGGCGATCTGGAACGGCCGTCCTCCCGCCACCGCCCGCACCCAGGTGGCGATCTGCGTCGCCGAACTGCGCAAGGCGTTCCGCTCGGCGGGCTTCCGCGACGACGTGGTGCTGACCTCGTCCCCCGGCTACATGCTCCGCCGCGCCGACCACGAGCTCGACGTGCTGTCCTTCCAGGCCCGGGTCGCCGAAGCCCGTTCCCTCACCGCCAGGAGGGAGTTCGAGCGGGCGACCGAGGCCTATGACGCCGCCCTCGGGCTGTGGCGGGGCCGCGCGCTGTGCGACATCTCGTCGGCGGTGGTGGAGATCGAGGTCGAGCGGCTGCAGGAGCAGAAGCTCGTGGTGCAGGAGGAGCGCACCGCGCTGCACCTGCAGCTCGGCAGGCACCGCGAGCTGATCAGCGAGCTGACCACGCTCGTGGAGGAGCAGCCGCTGCGCGAGCAGACCCGCGCGCAGCTCATGCTCGCCCAGTACCGCGCCGGGCGGCGCGCCGAGGCGATGGAGACCTTCCGCCAGGCGCGAAGGCACTTCATCGACGAGATCGGCCTGGAGCCGGGCCCGATCCTGCAGGAGCTGCACGAGGCGATCCTCAGCGACGACCCGTCGGTCCGGCTGCCCTCCCGGCAGTCCCGGGCGAGCTCCACCAGCATCCCGGCCGGTACCTTCCCCGCCGACATCTCCGCCTTCTGCGGGCGCGACAAGGAACTGTCCGATTTGGACATCCTGCTGCACCGGCCGCCCGGTGTCGTCGGCCTGCTCACCGGCAGCGCCGGCATCGGCAAGAGCGCCCTTGCCGTGCACTGGGCGCACCGCGCGGCCGACCGGTTCCCCGGCGGCGTGCTGTACGTCAACCTCCACGACTGCTGCCGGACACCGCAGGACTCCGACGCGGTGGACGTGCTGCACACCTGCCTGCGCCAGCTCGGCATCGCCGCCTGCGACGTCCCCGGCGACCTCGACGACGCGAGGTCGCTCTACCGCGGGCTCACGCAGAAGCGCGACGTCCTCGTGGTCCTCGACAACGTCGCGTCCTACCGGCAGGTCCGCCACGTCATCCCGGGC is a window of Saccharopolyspora erythraea NRRL 2338 DNA encoding:
- a CDS encoding AfsR/SARP family transcriptional regulator, producing the protein MTDRLEFGLLGPLHLEYRGRRIAVGGPRQRIVLAMLLLNPDRVVSIDRISEAIWNGRPPATARTQVAICVAELRKAFRSAGFRDDVVLTSSPGYMLRRADHELDVLSFQARVAEARSLTARREFERATEAYDAALGLWRGRALCDISSAVVEIEVERLQEQKLVVQEERTALHLQLGRHRELISELTTLVEEQPLREQTRAQLMLAQYRAGRRAEAMETFRQARRHFIDEIGLEPGPILQELHEAILSDDPSVRLPSRQSRASSTSIPAGTFPADISAFCGRDKELSDLDILLHRPPGVVGLLTGSAGIGKSALAVHWAHRAADRFPGGVLYVNLHDCCRTPQDSDAVDVLHTCLRQLGIAACDVPGDLDDARSLYRGLTQKRDVLVVLDNVASYRQVRHVIPGGTGARALITSRNQISELIDTSLWLRVQPVGHEEAAEMLGALVGHRAAAEPRALRELAELCDRIPAALRIAGTKLIAKPHWPIQRLTSRMRDPRTRLDHLEHGEQSLRRRFQTGYQRLAPEAARMFRLLGGLETAEFGLHDAATLLRLDTGEAENTLESLVDAHLLEGVDGLETDEACYRFLPLLGAFARELHRAEERTAEAARSKPPRLVAAGGKRELRFAM
- a CDS encoding amidase, with protein sequence MGIMGTAGASGDDALASAGIAELRSALAGRRLSAVELVGYHLDRIDRLNLRGPRLRAVLETDPRAVEIAEERDAEQRRGQVRGPLHGIPVLVKDNLETAGGLRTTNGTTALLGARPERDATVVDRLIEAGAIVLGKTNKSGWISGSGGWSARGGQGRNPYRLDRSPHGSSSGSAAAVAAGLGPAALGTETIGSILGPAGVNGVVGLKPTVGLTSRAGMIPGVRSLDTVGPLCRNVADAATVLGVLTGVDERDPATGASAGRFRRDYLGCLEGAELSGVRIGVPRESFFGYDDHADAVADEAIRVLAGAGAVIVDGADIPSLPRMLSEEGLMFAQLQEVKHHVDAYLAATPGEHPRSIAELIAYNREHAETEMPHFGQETLEMVDALSGDLADPAYLSALATMRRLARDEGIDAVMSEHRLDALVAPTGGPAWKIDHVHGDPDARGSALVPGLAGYPAISVPAGAVRGLPIGITFMAGAWSEPVLLRLAHAFERSHPAWFPPEFAPPSVG